The following are encoded together in the Proteiniphilum saccharofermentans genome:
- the htpG gene encoding molecular chaperone HtpG, producing MVQKGQIGVTTDNIFPIIKKFLYSDHEIFIREIVSNAVDATQKMKTLADVGDFKGELGDLSVHISIDKKNKTLTVSDRGIGMTAEEVDKYINQIALSSANDFLDKYKENANAIIGHFGLGFYSSFMVSKKVEIITKSYKEDAQAVKWSCDGTPEFTMEETTKEDRGTDIILHIDEDNKEFLEKDKIESLLKKYCRFLAVPIVFGKKQEWKEGKYVDTEEDNVVNDTNPLWRQKPAGLKEEDYLKFYRELYPFSISDEPMFWIHLNVDYPFHLTGILYFPKIKNNLDLQRNKIQLYSNQVFVTDSVEGIVPEFLTLLHGVIDSPDIPLNVSRSYLQSDQNVKKISNHITKKVADKLEELFKKERTRYEEKWDSLKLFIEYGMLSDEKFCDRALKFALLKNMEGKYFTSEEYKTLIESAQTDKNGNLVYLYANDRQEQYSHIEAAKEKGYDVLLMDGQLDTHWMGLLEQKSDKTRFVRVDSDTIEHIIEKEETAKVELTDQQKENVSEAVKSQLPVMEKTEFSVDFKALGETTRPIQITQNEFSRRMKEMAAMQQQMAFYGEMPDTYQIVLNVQHPFVKELINESEHKDKEALIAKVASDKRLKQLIDLALLSNGMLKGEALNNFVKRSFEMI from the coding sequence ATGGTACAAAAAGGACAGATAGGGGTAACAACTGACAATATTTTCCCCATTATCAAGAAGTTTCTCTACAGCGATCATGAGATTTTTATCCGTGAGATCGTATCGAACGCAGTGGATGCCACACAGAAAATGAAAACCTTAGCCGATGTGGGTGATTTTAAAGGTGAGCTGGGAGATCTATCGGTACATATCTCCATTGACAAGAAAAATAAAACGCTTACCGTATCCGACCGTGGTATCGGGATGACCGCCGAAGAGGTGGATAAGTACATCAATCAGATAGCACTCTCCTCCGCCAATGATTTTCTGGATAAATACAAAGAGAATGCAAACGCCATTATCGGCCATTTCGGTTTAGGATTCTACTCTTCCTTTATGGTATCCAAAAAAGTGGAGATTATCACCAAATCTTATAAAGAGGATGCACAAGCCGTGAAATGGTCTTGCGACGGCACGCCGGAATTCACGATGGAAGAGACTACCAAAGAGGATCGCGGTACCGACATCATTCTCCATATAGATGAAGACAACAAGGAATTTTTAGAAAAGGATAAGATTGAATCATTACTCAAAAAATATTGCAGATTCCTTGCTGTGCCGATCGTTTTCGGAAAGAAACAGGAATGGAAAGAGGGTAAATATGTAGATACGGAAGAAGATAATGTTGTCAATGACACCAATCCGCTATGGCGACAGAAGCCGGCAGGATTAAAAGAGGAAGATTACCTGAAATTCTACCGCGAGCTATATCCATTCTCCATAAGCGACGAGCCCATGTTCTGGATCCATTTGAACGTGGATTATCCTTTCCATCTCACCGGTATCCTCTATTTCCCGAAAATAAAGAATAACCTCGATCTGCAACGCAATAAGATACAGCTTTACAGCAATCAGGTTTTTGTGACCGACTCAGTGGAAGGCATAGTGCCTGAATTTCTTACATTGCTGCACGGTGTAATCGATTCGCCCGATATCCCGCTGAACGTCTCCCGCTCCTATCTGCAAAGCGACCAAAACGTGAAGAAAATATCGAACCACATCACCAAAAAAGTGGCCGATAAGCTGGAAGAACTGTTCAAAAAAGAGCGTACCCGGTATGAAGAGAAGTGGGACAGTCTGAAACTGTTTATTGAATACGGAATGCTTTCCGACGAAAAATTCTGTGACAGAGCTCTCAAATTTGCCTTGTTGAAAAATATGGAGGGCAAATATTTCACTTCAGAAGAATACAAAACGCTAATCGAATCGGCCCAAACCGACAAGAATGGAAACCTTGTCTACCTCTATGCAAACGACAGACAGGAGCAATACAGCCACATCGAGGCAGCGAAAGAGAAGGGTTATGATGTACTTCTGATGGACGGACAACTCGACACTCACTGGATGGGACTTCTGGAACAAAAATCCGACAAGACCCGGTTTGTGAGAGTGGACAGCGACACTATTGAACATATCATCGAGAAAGAAGAGACTGCAAAAGTGGAATTGACCGACCAACAGAAAGAAAATGTGTCGGAGGCAGTGAAATCACAACTCCCGGTTATGGAAAAAACGGAATTCAGCGTCGATTTCAAAGCGCTTGGAGAAACTACCCGACCGATTCAAATCACCCAAAACGAATTCTCCAGAAGAATGAAAGAGATGGCTGCCATGCAGCAACAAATGGCTTTCTATGGTGAAATGCCCGACACATACCAGATTGTACTGAATGTGCAGCATCCGTTCGTCAAAGAACTTATCAATGAGAGTGAGCATAAGGATAAAGAAGCGCTTATCGCAAAAGTGGCATCCGACAAGCGTTTAAAGCAGTTAATCGACCTGGCCCTGCTCTCCAACGGGATGCTCAAAGGGGAAGCATTGAATAACTTCGTGAAAAGAAGTTTCGAAATGATTTAA
- a CDS encoding RNA polymerase sigma factor: MKTKISFEKQLLGLQDNMFNFALTLTADREEAKDLLQETTLRVLDNKEKYYENVNFKGWVFTIMHNIFVNNYRKIVRSQTIIDKTENLYHLNLPQDSGFDTPDGAYTIKEINKAINSFTDEYKVPFSMHVSGYKYEEIAKHLGLPIGTVKSRIFFARKRLQELLKDFRFYSE, encoded by the coding sequence ATGAAAACAAAGATTTCTTTCGAAAAACAGCTATTGGGGCTGCAGGACAACATGTTCAACTTCGCATTGACATTGACAGCCGACAGGGAAGAAGCTAAAGATCTGTTGCAGGAAACAACTCTTCGTGTACTGGATAACAAGGAAAAATATTATGAGAATGTCAATTTTAAAGGATGGGTTTTCACCATCATGCATAATATTTTCGTGAATAATTATCGTAAGATCGTCAGGAGCCAGACTATCATTGACAAGACAGAGAATCTGTATCATCTGAATTTACCGCAGGATTCCGGTTTTGACACGCCTGACGGAGCTTATACGATCAAAGAGATCAACAAGGCGATCAATAGTTTTACCGATGAATATAAGGTGCCTTTCTCAATGCACGTTTCGGGATACAAGTATGAAGAGATCGCGAAACATCTTGGGTTGCCGATCGGTACTGTAAAGAGTAGAATATTTTTCGCCAGAAAACGGCTTCAGGAGTTACTCAAGGATTTTAGATTTTATTCTGAATAA
- a CDS encoding calcium/sodium antiporter, which translates to MEIVWLLVSLVILYFGAEGLVSGASSLAKRIGISPLVIGLTIVSIGTSAPELVVSVKAAMNGQSALSIGNVLGSNFFNIGIILGLSALIYPLAVKRQLLKLDVPVMVMVSVLFFLLFLDSRISGIEALVFILLFVSYTGYLLISSKKKTHEAKDRGEEDEIRLSKHWMLDVLFIGVGLAGLVYGSDLLVENAVIIAGRLGMSEAMIGLTIVAAGTSMPELATSVVAAIKKRADIAIGNVVGSNIFNILLILGVAGLIQPISAPDINYVDSLFVIGISLLLWIFMKQGTRITRWQGAAFILFYLVYFSIKLTTM; encoded by the coding sequence ATGGAGATTGTTTGGTTATTGGTTTCGCTGGTGATTTTGTATTTTGGCGCGGAAGGTTTGGTTTCCGGAGCATCATCGTTGGCAAAACGTATCGGTATCAGTCCGTTGGTGATCGGGCTGACCATTGTTTCGATAGGTACCAGTGCACCGGAACTGGTAGTGAGTGTGAAGGCTGCTATGAACGGGCAAAGCGCACTCTCTATCGGCAATGTGCTGGGTTCTAATTTTTTTAATATAGGGATTATTCTGGGATTATCGGCTCTTATCTACCCCTTGGCAGTAAAAAGGCAACTGTTAAAGCTGGATGTACCTGTAATGGTGATGGTATCAGTGTTATTTTTCCTGTTATTTCTCGACTCCAGGATTTCCGGGATTGAGGCATTGGTTTTTATTCTTCTTTTTGTCTCTTATACGGGATATCTCCTGATCTCTTCAAAAAAGAAAACCCATGAAGCAAAGGATCGTGGTGAAGAAGACGAGATACGTTTGAGTAAGCACTGGATGCTGGATGTGCTGTTTATCGGGGTGGGTTTAGCCGGTTTGGTATATGGTTCCGACCTTTTAGTGGAAAATGCGGTCATTATCGCCGGGCGGCTGGGGATGTCGGAAGCAATGATAGGGCTCACTATTGTGGCGGCAGGAACCAGTATGCCGGAGTTGGCTACTTCGGTGGTAGCAGCCATCAAGAAGCGGGCTGATATAGCGATAGGTAACGTGGTGGGATCAAATATCTTCAATATTTTGTTGATCCTGGGTGTGGCGGGGTTAATCCAGCCGATTAGTGCGCCCGATATCAATTATGTCGACAGCCTCTTTGTGATTGGGATCAGCCTGTTATTATGGATTTTCATGAAGCAAGGCACTCGTATCACCCGATGGCAGGGAGCTGCTTTTATCCTGTTTTACCTGGTCTATTTTTCCATCAAACTCACCACGATGTAA
- the lon gene encoding endopeptidase La has protein sequence MAPEEYPETNVISFIASDFVDGNQEIDESQLGETLPLLPLRNTIVFPGSTLPISVGRKKSLDLIKSFGKKQKYIGLVCQKDSTVDDPAENDLYPVGVIAEVIRVIELGDNNLSIIVQARKRFEWQQVVQTEPYLMATFKIREYLKASKEDKEFKAILDSIRDSLLHMLHMLGEPPKELVQTLSSESFSDMLISYSGTNLPIDAHEKQELLSINDEKEQAYRLLMILNRESQILELKMNIQMKTREDLNQQQKEYFLQQQIKTIQEELGGNTQQIEIDEFRKRAKEKKWSDEVAKTFEKEIQKLERLNPQSPDYSVQFGYLQTILELPWGIYTKDNFNLKNAQKVLDKDHFGMEKVKERIIEHLAVLKLKGDLKSPILCLYGPPGVGKTSLGKSIAEALNRKYVRVSLGGLHDEAEIRGHRRTYIGAIPGRIIQNIQKAGSSNPVFVLDEIDKIGNDFRGDPSSALLEVLDPEQNSTFHDNFLAIDYDLSKVLFIATANNLNSIPQPLLDRMELINVGGYITEEKIEIAHRHLIPKELQNHGIAKGAFTISKPALQKIIENYTRESGVRELNKKIAKIMRKVARKIASEEPYPKTLKVSDLKEYLGIEEYSRDSYQGNQYAGVVTGLAWTAVGGEILFVESSLSRGKGAKLTLTGNLGDVMKESAMLAMEYIHSHAQELDIDPEIFENWNTHIHVPEGAMPKDGPSAGITMITSLASAYTQRKVRPNLAMTGEITLRGKVLPVGGIREKILAAKRAGIKEIILCRDNKKDIDEINPKYVEGLTFHYVSDVKEVLDLALMDEKVDQPKNFSTIKEKSQK, from the coding sequence ATGGCCCCTGAAGAGTACCCCGAAACAAATGTAATATCTTTTATTGCCAGCGATTTCGTTGACGGGAATCAGGAGATAGACGAATCTCAATTGGGGGAAACCCTTCCCCTGCTCCCGTTACGCAATACGATTGTTTTTCCAGGCAGTACACTGCCAATATCGGTAGGACGAAAAAAATCTCTGGATCTGATCAAATCGTTTGGAAAGAAACAAAAATACATCGGACTGGTATGTCAGAAAGATTCCACCGTAGATGACCCGGCAGAGAATGACCTCTATCCGGTCGGCGTAATTGCAGAAGTAATACGTGTTATTGAATTGGGGGACAACAATCTAAGCATCATCGTACAGGCAAGAAAACGGTTTGAGTGGCAACAGGTCGTCCAAACCGAACCGTATTTGATGGCAACTTTCAAAATAAGGGAGTATTTGAAAGCATCGAAAGAGGATAAAGAATTCAAAGCAATCCTGGATTCCATCCGGGATTCCCTGCTTCACATGCTCCATATGCTGGGTGAACCGCCCAAGGAGTTGGTACAAACCCTCAGCAGTGAATCTTTTTCCGACATGCTGATCAGTTATAGTGGCACCAATTTACCTATTGATGCACATGAAAAGCAGGAACTCCTCAGCATTAACGATGAGAAAGAACAAGCTTATCGACTGCTAATGATACTAAATCGTGAGTCTCAGATACTGGAACTAAAAATGAACATCCAGATGAAGACCCGGGAAGATCTGAATCAACAGCAGAAAGAATATTTTCTCCAGCAGCAGATCAAAACCATCCAGGAAGAACTGGGCGGAAATACGCAGCAAATCGAGATCGATGAATTCAGGAAACGGGCTAAAGAGAAAAAATGGAGCGATGAAGTAGCAAAAACATTCGAAAAAGAGATACAGAAACTGGAACGCCTGAATCCCCAGTCGCCCGATTACTCGGTACAGTTCGGGTACCTGCAGACCATTCTCGAACTGCCGTGGGGCATTTACACCAAGGACAATTTCAACCTGAAGAATGCTCAAAAGGTGCTCGACAAAGACCACTTCGGCATGGAGAAAGTAAAGGAGCGTATCATTGAACACCTTGCCGTATTAAAACTGAAGGGCGACCTGAAATCCCCTATTCTCTGCTTATACGGCCCTCCGGGTGTAGGTAAAACCTCATTGGGAAAATCCATAGCCGAAGCGCTTAACCGTAAATATGTACGTGTTTCGCTTGGCGGCCTGCATGATGAAGCGGAAATACGCGGGCACCGCCGTACCTATATCGGCGCTATCCCGGGCAGGATTATACAAAACATACAAAAAGCCGGCTCATCCAACCCCGTTTTCGTGTTAGATGAAATAGACAAGATCGGAAATGATTTCAGGGGTGATCCTTCTTCGGCTCTGCTCGAGGTATTGGATCCGGAACAGAATTCTACTTTTCATGACAACTTCCTTGCCATCGATTACGATCTGTCGAAAGTACTTTTCATTGCCACGGCAAACAACCTCAATTCCATTCCGCAGCCGTTGCTCGACCGGATGGAGTTGATCAATGTGGGAGGCTATATCACCGAGGAGAAAATCGAGATTGCCCATCGCCATCTTATTCCCAAAGAGCTTCAGAACCACGGTATAGCAAAAGGAGCATTCACTATTTCCAAACCGGCCTTACAGAAGATCATAGAAAACTATACCAGGGAATCAGGGGTACGTGAACTGAACAAAAAAATCGCCAAGATCATGCGAAAAGTAGCCCGCAAGATCGCATCGGAAGAGCCTTATCCTAAAACGCTCAAAGTATCCGATCTGAAAGAATACTTAGGTATTGAGGAGTACAGCAGGGACAGTTACCAGGGCAACCAGTACGCCGGGGTGGTGACCGGTCTGGCATGGACTGCCGTAGGTGGTGAGATTCTTTTCGTGGAAAGTTCACTCAGCCGGGGAAAAGGCGCCAAACTCACACTTACCGGAAATTTGGGTGATGTGATGAAAGAATCGGCAATGCTTGCCATGGAATATATCCATTCTCATGCGCAGGAACTGGACATCGATCCGGAAATTTTTGAAAACTGGAATACCCATATCCATGTACCGGAAGGCGCTATGCCTAAAGACGGCCCCTCAGCGGGTATTACAATGATTACTTCCCTGGCGTCGGCCTATACACAACGGAAAGTACGCCCCAACCTGGCGATGACCGGTGAGATCACCCTGCGCGGAAAGGTACTCCCTGTAGGCGGTATCCGCGAGAAGATACTGGCGGCAAAACGGGCAGGGATCAAAGAAATTATCCTTTGCAGGGATAATAAGAAAGATATTGATGAGATCAATCCTAAATATGTGGAAGGACTCACGTTTCACTATGTAAGTGACGTGAAAGAGGTGTTAGACCTGGCGCTTATGGATGAGAAGGTGGATCAGCCGAAAAACTTTTCAACAATAAAGGAGAAATCTCAAAAGTAA
- a CDS encoding tRNA1(Val) (adenine(37)-N6)-methyltransferase: MSNPYFRFKQFTVFHDKCAMKVGTDGVLLGAWASVENATEVLDVGTGTGLIALMVVQRNPQARVVAIDIDERAVEQAKENIGNSPFSDRIGIELLAFQQFVQGSSKRFDLIVSNPPYFTDSLLPPDKRRSRARHSVSLTLDDLLVSARGCLTNHGTLSLILPYDKREELDALCEKYLFYMKRKTIVYPLPDSEPKRLLVELTMCPTGHIETSSLIIENSRHQYTKDFTGLVSSFYVHL; this comes from the coding sequence ATGAGTAATCCTTATTTTCGGTTCAAACAATTCACTGTCTTTCACGATAAATGTGCAATGAAAGTGGGTACTGATGGTGTGCTGTTGGGAGCATGGGCCAGCGTGGAAAACGCGACAGAAGTACTGGATGTAGGAACAGGTACCGGACTCATTGCTTTAATGGTAGTGCAACGTAACCCGCAGGCAAGGGTGGTTGCTATCGATATAGATGAACGTGCAGTGGAGCAGGCGAAAGAGAATATAGGAAATTCTCCTTTTTCTGACAGAATTGGCATAGAATTGTTGGCTTTTCAGCAGTTTGTCCAGGGGAGTTCGAAACGTTTTGACCTGATTGTTTCCAATCCTCCTTATTTTACCGATTCTCTTTTGCCTCCGGACAAAAGACGGTCAAGGGCAAGGCATTCCGTTTCGCTGACGTTGGATGATTTATTGGTTTCCGCCCGGGGCTGCCTTACAAACCATGGGACGCTCTCCCTTATCCTCCCTTACGACAAGAGGGAGGAGTTAGACGCCTTGTGTGAGAAATATCTGTTTTACATGAAACGGAAAACCATTGTATACCCTTTGCCGGATAGTGAACCGAAACGGCTATTGGTTGAGTTGACGATGTGCCCAACCGGTCATATAGAAACAAGTTCGCTCATCATTGAAAATAGCCGCCACCAATACACTAAAGATTTTACCGGCCTGGTAAGCAGTTTTTATGTTCATCTTTGA
- a CDS encoding thiol-disulfide oxidoreductase DCC family protein: MRPIIFYDGECDVCHRWVKWIIDRDAGRVFRFASLQSDFASDLFLHFNKKMTYNSIVIFKNETEFLTKSEAVSFIFSQLNAGSIFCKMLKVFPRFLSDIGYDCISAIRKKIKMRVCPVFNGEEKMLFLNDVDFPAWLSENYPL, translated from the coding sequence ATGAGACCTATTATTTTTTACGACGGAGAATGCGATGTCTGTCATCGTTGGGTGAAATGGATCATAGATAGGGATGCCGGCCGGGTTTTCAGGTTTGCGTCTTTGCAATCGGATTTCGCCAGCGATTTATTCTTGCATTTTAATAAAAAGATGACTTATAATTCCATTGTCATCTTTAAAAATGAGACGGAATTCTTAACCAAATCAGAAGCGGTTTCCTTTATTTTCTCTCAATTGAATGCCGGCTCCATTTTCTGCAAAATGTTGAAAGTGTTTCCCCGCTTCCTCTCAGATATAGGATATGATTGTATCTCAGCAATTCGAAAAAAAATAAAAATGCGTGTTTGCCCTGTGTTTAACGGTGAAGAAAAAATGCTTTTTCTGAACGATGTTGATTTCCCGGCGTGGTTATCTGAGAATTATCCATTATAA
- the hpt gene encoding hypoxanthine phosphoribosyltransferase: MKEVITIKDKQFELFIEQGIIEQGIKRIAEQIDSDLKGKDPIFLAVLNGAFMFAGELMKKVSIPSEITFVRLASYQGTSTTNKVQEVLGLNESIEGRNVVIVEDIVDSGNTMVALKKELEKYNPLEVKVATLLFKPAALRQKLHIDYVALEIPNDFIVGYGLDYDGYGRNLKDIYKVK, encoded by the coding sequence GTGAAAGAAGTCATAACCATCAAGGATAAACAATTTGAATTGTTTATTGAGCAAGGGATCATTGAACAGGGAATAAAGCGGATTGCCGAACAGATAGATTCAGACCTGAAAGGGAAGGATCCTATCTTTCTGGCTGTGCTCAACGGTGCTTTTATGTTTGCCGGGGAGTTGATGAAGAAGGTTTCCATCCCCAGTGAAATTACATTCGTACGTCTCGCTTCCTATCAAGGAACTTCTACTACAAACAAAGTGCAGGAGGTGCTGGGCTTGAATGAAAGCATCGAAGGACGCAATGTGGTGATTGTGGAAGATATTGTAGATAGCGGGAATACTATGGTGGCGCTTAAAAAGGAATTGGAGAAATATAATCCCCTGGAGGTAAAGGTTGCCACCCTGTTGTTTAAACCTGCTGCATTGCGGCAGAAACTCCATATAGATTATGTGGCGCTTGAGATCCCCAATGATTTTATTGTTGGTTATGGATTGGATTACGATGGATATGGCAGAAACCTTAAAGATATATATAAGGTAAAATAA
- a CDS encoding energy transducer TonB, with product MNKDEVKKTPKANLERHRGTYILMGLVLGVSVLFFAFEWSTETRKLDENVIVQDVLAEEEIEITRRDPAPPPPPPPPEPAAPEEIVVVEEKVDTRMEIKTEDDQTQRQTEVYIPPPPPKPKQEEVTEEIFVVVEEQPEFPGGQAAMMKFLSDNIRYPVIAQENGIQGRVICNFVVERDGSITDVQVVRGQDPSLDREAIRVIQQMPRWKPGKQRGSAVRVRFTLPVVFRLQN from the coding sequence ATGAACAAAGATGAAGTAAAAAAAACGCCGAAAGCGAATCTGGAAAGACATCGAGGCACATATATCCTGATGGGATTGGTGTTGGGTGTTTCTGTCCTTTTCTTCGCTTTTGAATGGTCGACCGAAACCCGGAAGCTTGACGAAAATGTCATTGTTCAGGATGTTTTGGCCGAAGAGGAAATCGAGATTACTCGTCGTGATCCGGCCCCTCCCCCTCCCCCTCCTCCGCCAGAACCAGCGGCACCCGAAGAAATCGTGGTGGTAGAGGAGAAGGTGGATACTCGAATGGAGATAAAGACGGAAGACGACCAGACTCAGAGACAGACAGAGGTTTATATTCCACCTCCACCACCCAAACCGAAACAGGAAGAGGTGACAGAAGAGATCTTCGTAGTGGTGGAAGAACAACCGGAATTCCCCGGAGGACAGGCTGCCATGATGAAGTTCCTGAGTGACAATATCAGGTATCCGGTCATTGCACAGGAAAACGGTATTCAGGGACGTGTAATCTGTAACTTTGTAGTTGAGAGAGACGGTAGCATCACCGACGTGCAGGTAGTACGCGGGCAAGACCCGTCACTTGACAGGGAAGCTATCCGTGTGATCCAGCAAATGCCTCGCTGGAAACCCGGAAAACAACGTGGATCCGCAGTACGTGTTCGATTTACACTGCCGGTAGTGTTCCGTTTACAGAACTAA
- a CDS encoding polyprenyl synthetase family protein: protein MKHKISVFEKLIDDSIRRVLKDYQPRTLFAPAEYILSLGGKRLRPLLTLMAADLFGKNPEEVLDAALAVEIFHNFSLVHDDLMDNADLRRGYPTVHKKWSENSAILSGDALVIEAYRYIAKVPVDVLPDILELFSTTAMEICEGQQYDMDFEQRLDVREEEYIEMIRLKTAVLIGCALKIGAIVAGAPVEDTDLLYEFGINIGLAFQLKDDLLDVYGNPETFGKKIGGDILCNKKTFLLIRCLKNASDRQRAELNRWLTATEYDPDEKIKFVKNIYDELNLKFVVENLIEKYYLASLDCLSLINIPDDQKRDLISLSENLMYREK, encoded by the coding sequence ATGAAACATAAAATATCTGTTTTTGAAAAACTCATAGATGATTCCATCAGGAGAGTATTGAAAGATTATCAGCCAAGGACGCTATTTGCTCCTGCTGAATATATATTGTCCTTGGGAGGGAAGCGGCTTAGGCCATTACTGACACTGATGGCGGCAGATCTTTTCGGTAAAAATCCGGAAGAGGTTCTGGATGCTGCCTTGGCGGTAGAAATATTCCATAATTTCTCCCTTGTCCATGACGATTTGATGGATAATGCCGATTTGAGGCGCGGATATCCGACTGTACATAAAAAATGGAGTGAAAATAGTGCTATTCTTTCGGGTGATGCTTTAGTTATTGAAGCCTATAGGTATATCGCTAAAGTACCTGTTGACGTACTTCCTGATATTTTAGAGTTGTTTTCTACCACAGCCATGGAAATATGCGAAGGACAGCAATACGATATGGATTTTGAACAAAGGCTCGACGTAAGAGAAGAAGAATACATCGAGATGATACGCCTGAAAACGGCAGTACTCATCGGTTGTGCTTTGAAGATCGGTGCGATTGTAGCGGGAGCTCCTGTTGAGGATACTGATTTGCTTTATGAGTTTGGGATCAATATAGGGCTGGCGTTTCAGCTTAAAGATGATCTTCTGGATGTATATGGTAATCCCGAGACATTCGGTAAAAAGATAGGCGGGGATATCTTATGTAATAAGAAAACCTTTTTGTTAATCAGGTGTTTAAAGAATGCAAGTGACAGGCAGAGAGCGGAATTGAACAGGTGGTTGACGGCAACTGAATATGATCCCGATGAAAAAATCAAGTTTGTTAAAAATATCTATGATGAATTAAATTTGAAATTTGTCGTTGAAAATCTTATTGAAAAGTATTACCTTGCGTCGCTTGATTGTCTGTCATTGATCAATATTCCCGACGATCAAAAAAGAGACTTGATTTCTTTATCGGAAAATTTGATGTACAGAGAGAAATAA
- a CDS encoding TatD family hydrolase, whose product MNFIDTHAHLFVEEFKDDLHEVVIRAKEVGVKKVLLPNIDETSVSRLKQSVLDYPGFFYPMMGLHPTSVTGDWGKQLDIIYGELNSGGYIAVGEIGIDLYWDTSLKEAQINAFEEQLKWSIERDLPVSIHFRNATGEVIESIRRVGASSLRGVFHSFGGTKAELEAILELDNFLIGINGVVTFKNSGLSETLKHCPADRVVLETDSPYLAPVPYRGKRNESAYLLYVITQLAAIWNESRESIARITGRNANDLFKLGD is encoded by the coding sequence ATGAATTTCATTGATACACACGCTCACCTGTTTGTAGAGGAGTTTAAGGATGATCTTCATGAAGTAGTAATTCGTGCAAAAGAAGTGGGAGTAAAGAAAGTCCTGCTTCCCAATATTGATGAAACCTCCGTGTCTCGTTTGAAGCAGAGTGTATTGGATTACCCCGGTTTTTTTTATCCTATGATGGGACTTCATCCCACCAGTGTAACCGGAGATTGGGGAAAGCAGTTAGATATTATTTATGGGGAATTGAATTCCGGTGGTTATATAGCTGTGGGGGAGATAGGAATCGATCTCTATTGGGATACTTCATTGAAGGAAGCCCAGATAAATGCTTTTGAAGAACAGTTGAAGTGGAGTATTGAGAGAGATTTACCTGTGTCGATCCATTTCAGGAATGCTACCGGGGAAGTGATAGAAAGTATTCGAAGGGTAGGTGCATCATCATTAAGAGGTGTATTTCATAGTTTTGGAGGTACAAAAGCAGAATTGGAAGCAATATTGGAATTGGACAATTTTCTGATTGGAATTAACGGAGTGGTGACTTTCAAGAACTCCGGTTTGTCTGAGACGCTGAAGCATTGCCCTGCTGACCGTGTAGTACTTGAAACCGATTCCCCTTATCTGGCACCGGTTCCTTACAGGGGTAAAAGGAATGAATCAGCTTATCTGTTATATGTTATAACACAGTTGGCCGCGATATGGAATGAGAGTCGGGAATCAATCGCACGGATTACCGGCCGGAATGCGAATGATTTGTTTAAATTGGGTGATTAA